The Desulfovibrio aminophilus genome contains a region encoding:
- a CDS encoding ATP-binding protein has product MRQIVVISGKGGTGKTSVTAGLAAAAAPLVLADCDVDAADLHLVLSPEKREINDFTSGFLAAIDPEACTRCGACVQACRYGAIDPETFAIRLGHCEGCGACEFVCPTSAARLSPRHCGQWYVSETRLGPLVHAELAAGAENSGKLVSAVRAKSAELAEARDLSHVLVDGSPGIGCPVIASLTGADAALLVAEPTVSAFHDLSRVARLLDHFRIPGMVVLNKCDVHAGEAGRVRKFCAESGLPLVGELPVNPLFVEAQLKGLSVTELDPSGLGAEMAAIWERLNAAADERGKAAAEA; this is encoded by the coding sequence ATGAGGCAGATCGTGGTCATCAGCGGCAAGGGCGGGACCGGCAAGACGAGCGTGACGGCCGGACTGGCCGCCGCCGCCGCGCCCCTGGTCCTGGCCGATTGCGACGTGGACGCCGCGGACCTGCACCTGGTGCTCTCCCCGGAGAAGCGCGAGATCAACGACTTCACCAGCGGCTTCCTGGCGGCCATCGACCCCGAGGCCTGCACCCGGTGCGGGGCCTGCGTCCAGGCCTGCCGCTACGGGGCCATCGACCCCGAGACCTTCGCCATCCGCCTGGGCCACTGCGAGGGCTGCGGGGCCTGTGAATTCGTCTGCCCGACGAGCGCGGCCCGGCTCTCGCCCCGCCACTGCGGCCAGTGGTACGTCTCGGAAACCCGCCTGGGCCCCCTGGTGCACGCCGAGCTGGCCGCCGGGGCCGAGAACTCCGGCAAGCTGGTCAGCGCCGTGCGGGCCAAATCCGCCGAGCTGGCCGAGGCCAGGGACCTGTCGCACGTCCTGGTGGACGGCTCGCCGGGCATCGGCTGCCCGGTCATCGCCTCGCTCACCGGCGCGGACGCGGCCCTGCTGGTGGCCGAGCCCACGGTTTCGGCCTTCCACGACCTGTCCCGCGTGGCCCGGCTCCTGGACCACTTCCGCATCCCGGGCATGGTGGTGCTGAACAAGTGCGACGTGCACGCCGGAGAGGCCGGGCGCGTGCGGAAGTTCTGCGCCGAGTCCGGCCTGCCCCTGGTGGGCGAGCTGCCCGTGAACCCGCTCTTCGTGGAGGCCCAGCTCAAGGGCCTGAGCGTCACCGAGCTGGACCCCTCGGGCCTGGGCGCGGAGATGGCGGCCATCTGGGAACGCCTCAACGCCGCCGCCGACGAACGCGGCAAGGCCGCGGCCGAAGCCTGA
- a CDS encoding MBL fold metallo-hydrolase, with product MTDAARPALGLRLAVLADNEALPGFRGEHGLSLALILPDGGLWLWDSGRSDLFLEQARRLGLDPRSARGLALSHGHYDHTGGLEHLLRDPRFQGCVAAHPAFAIRRHRRGASPLACDIGCPCPPELLDACRLRPAHSCLRLDEGLYMIAAIPREPGRAQAVAGMCLDPGGRWPDEIPDDGCLVFTRDGRMGVILGCCHSGLANTLARVRHFFGDLELAFVLGGLHLDGAPAADQDEAARALVEHGAERVFPGHCTGREAAGRLRRDLPMPVESLASGLILDL from the coding sequence ATGACCGACGCCGCCCGCCCCGCCCTCGGCCTGCGCCTGGCCGTGCTGGCGGACAACGAAGCCCTCCCCGGGTTCCGGGGCGAGCACGGCCTGAGCTTGGCCCTGATCCTGCCGGACGGCGGGCTCTGGCTCTGGGACAGCGGCCGCTCGGACCTCTTCCTGGAGCAGGCCCGCCGCCTGGGCCTTGATCCCCGCTCGGCCCGGGGCTTGGCCCTGAGCCACGGGCACTACGACCACACCGGCGGCCTGGAGCACCTCCTGCGCGACCCGCGCTTCCAGGGCTGCGTGGCGGCCCATCCGGCCTTCGCCATCCGCCGCCATCGCCGGGGCGCGAGCCCCCTGGCCTGCGACATCGGCTGCCCCTGCCCCCCGGAACTGCTGGACGCCTGCCGCCTGCGGCCCGCGCACTCCTGCCTGCGCCTGGACGAGGGGCTGTACATGATCGCGGCCATCCCCCGCGAGCCGGGCCGGGCCCAGGCCGTGGCGGGCATGTGCCTGGACCCCGGGGGCCGCTGGCCGGACGAGATTCCCGACGACGGCTGCCTCGTGTTCACCCGTGACGGCCGCATGGGCGTGATCCTGGGCTGCTGCCACTCCGGCCTGGCCAACACCCTGGCCCGGGTGCGGCACTTCTTCGGCGACCTGGAGCTGGCCTTCGTGCTCGGCGGCCTGCACCTGGACGGAGCCCCGGCCGCCGACCAGGACGAAGCAGCCCGGGCCCTGGTCGAGCACGGCGCGGAACGGGTCTTTCCGGGCCACTGCACGGGCCGGGAGGCGGCCGGACGCCTGCGCCGGGACCTGCCCATGCCCGTGGAATCCCTGGCCTCGGGCCTGATCCTCGACCTCTGA
- a CDS encoding tetrathionate reductase family octaheme c-type cytochrome produces MGWIWRTALLLAAVLLAAPGVPGAAEEPPGGGKEAQGRVMARQATKEQQLWITADHTKHEALKKPFASGPEVTQACLSCHNQAALQFHRTIHWTWLDPSEPPERKVGKGGLTVNNFCVAVPSNEPRCTSCHAGYGWKDKNFDFNDPAKVDCLVCHETTGTYKKFPTMAGNVVTEPTVFPEDKVEYLPPDWNAVAQSVGRPARNNCGSCHFHGGGGDGVKHGDLDSSLTNPVKSLDVHMGTKESGGQDFDCARCHTTKLHNIAGRIYSTPAAKERKSLVQDDLTSKITCESCHTATPHKSAKMNDHTDKVACQSCHIPEYARVLPTKMYWDWSTAGKMKDGKPFKTKGPLGKPSYDSKKGDFVWDEKVVPEYYWFNGSITNTTAKDKIDPSRTVRLAWPVGERSDPNARIMPFKVHRGKTPYDPVNRNMLIPHLFGKDDAAYWKSYDWNAALKAGMDYVGLPYSGRYEFVETEYVYPITHMVAPKDKALACEQCHARVGRLAGLAGFYMPGRDGSRLLDWLGWGGAAAALIGVALHGLGRAFSRRKKEDNQ; encoded by the coding sequence ATGGGATGGATTTGGCGCACGGCCCTGCTCCTGGCGGCGGTCCTGCTCGCCGCGCCCGGGGTTCCCGGCGCGGCCGAGGAGCCGCCCGGAGGCGGCAAGGAGGCCCAGGGGCGGGTCATGGCCCGCCAGGCCACCAAGGAACAACAGCTCTGGATCACGGCCGACCACACCAAGCACGAGGCCCTGAAGAAACCCTTCGCCTCCGGCCCGGAGGTGACCCAGGCCTGCCTGTCCTGCCACAACCAGGCGGCCCTCCAGTTCCACCGCACCATCCACTGGACCTGGCTCGACCCCAGCGAGCCGCCGGAGCGCAAGGTGGGCAAGGGCGGGCTCACGGTGAACAACTTCTGCGTCGCCGTGCCCTCCAACGAGCCCCGCTGCACCTCCTGCCACGCGGGCTACGGCTGGAAGGACAAGAACTTCGACTTCAACGATCCCGCCAAGGTGGACTGCCTCGTCTGCCACGAGACCACCGGCACCTATAAGAAGTTCCCGACCATGGCCGGAAACGTCGTCACCGAGCCCACGGTCTTCCCCGAGGACAAGGTGGAGTACCTGCCCCCGGACTGGAACGCCGTGGCCCAGAGCGTCGGGCGTCCCGCGCGCAACAACTGCGGCTCCTGCCACTTCCACGGCGGCGGCGGCGACGGCGTGAAGCACGGCGACCTGGACTCCTCCCTGACCAACCCGGTGAAGAGCCTGGACGTGCACATGGGCACCAAGGAGTCCGGCGGCCAGGACTTCGACTGCGCCCGCTGCCACACCACGAAGCTCCACAACATCGCGGGCCGCATCTACTCCACCCCGGCGGCCAAGGAGCGCAAGAGCCTCGTGCAGGACGACCTGACCTCCAAGATCACCTGCGAATCCTGCCACACGGCCACTCCGCACAAGTCCGCCAAGATGAACGACCACACCGACAAGGTGGCCTGCCAGTCCTGCCACATCCCGGAATACGCCCGGGTCCTGCCCACCAAGATGTACTGGGACTGGTCCACGGCCGGGAAGATGAAGGACGGCAAGCCGTTCAAGACCAAGGGTCCGCTGGGCAAGCCCTCCTATGACTCCAAGAAGGGCGACTTCGTCTGGGACGAGAAGGTCGTGCCCGAATACTACTGGTTCAACGGCAGCATCACCAACACCACGGCCAAGGACAAGATCGACCCGTCCAGGACCGTGCGCCTGGCCTGGCCCGTGGGCGAACGCTCGGACCCCAACGCCCGGATCATGCCCTTCAAGGTCCACAGGGGAAAGACGCCCTATGACCCGGTGAACCGGAACATGCTCATCCCGCACCTGTTCGGCAAGGACGACGCGGCCTACTGGAAGTCCTACGACTGGAACGCCGCGCTCAAGGCGGGCATGGACTACGTGGGCCTGCCCTACAGCGGCCGCTACGAGTTCGTGGAGACCGAGTACGTCTACCCCATCACCCACATGGTCGCGCCCAAGGACAAGGCCCTGGCCTGCGAGCAGTGCCACGCCCGGGTCGGACGCCTGGCCGGCTTGGCCGGATTCTACATGCCCGGCCGCGACGGCTCCCGCCTGCTCGACTGGCTCGGCTGGGGCGGCGCGGCGGCGGCCCTGATCGGCGTGGCCCTGCACGGCCTGGGACGCGCCTTCTCCCGCCGCAAGAAGGAGGACAACCAGTGA
- a CDS encoding cytochrome b/b6 domain-containing protein, producing MTKIYLYTRYERFWHWIQALLIVLLLVTGLEVHGVYTLLGFKRAAAWHESLGVTWLVLFAFFVFWLFTTGQWKQYRPTTRKLFEVIRYYAVGIFRGEPHPVKKHPDAKHNPLQRLTYLGLAALLLPVQMISGLLYWTYNQWPAWGLGFLSLDAVAVVHMACAFSILIFFVVHVYMTTTGHTLTAHVAAMFSGWEEVEEGEVEDWERARKGA from the coding sequence ATGACCAAGATATACCTCTACACCCGCTACGAGCGGTTCTGGCACTGGATCCAGGCCCTGCTCATCGTGCTCCTGCTCGTCACCGGCCTGGAGGTCCACGGGGTCTACACCCTGCTCGGCTTCAAGCGGGCCGCGGCCTGGCACGAAAGCCTCGGCGTCACCTGGCTCGTGCTCTTCGCCTTCTTCGTCTTCTGGCTCTTCACCACGGGCCAGTGGAAGCAGTACCGGCCCACCACCCGGAAGCTCTTCGAGGTGATCCGCTACTACGCCGTGGGCATCTTCCGGGGCGAGCCCCATCCGGTGAAGAAGCACCCGGACGCCAAGCACAACCCGCTGCAGCGGCTGACCTACCTCGGCCTGGCCGCCCTGCTCCTGCCGGTGCAGATGATCTCCGGCCTGCTCTACTGGACCTACAACCAGTGGCCCGCCTGGGGCCTGGGCTTCCTGAGCCTGGACGCCGTGGCCGTGGTGCACATGGCCTGCGCCTTCTCCATCCTCATCTTCTTCGTGGTCCACGTCTACATGACCACCACGGGCCACACCCTCACGGCCCACGTGGCGGCCATGTTCTCGGGCTGGGAAGAGGTCGAGGAGGGCGAGGTGGAGGACTGGGAACGCGCCAGGAAGGGCGCGTAG
- a CDS encoding DUF4405 domain-containing protein, with protein MRRIVSLTALLSLVLVLLTSVVLYIEPPGRVAYWSGWRLMGLSKEQWGAVHINTGVLFLAALCLHVWYNWTPLVSYLKDKARNLRFFTREFNWAAGITLAFVLGTLLGLPPFSTITDGNAWFQDRAARLYGEPPYGHAELSTLKTFASRVGLDLDTSLARLRAAGVFVTGPEETLQAVAERQGVTPRKLYTIMRPEPAPAPAGVLPEAPPPGTGNRNLADICQEYGLNIKEAGQRLADAGIASRPDQSLKEIARAANKAPDDIWAILRGQ; from the coding sequence ATGCGCCGCATCGTTTCGCTGACCGCCCTGCTCTCGCTGGTCCTCGTGCTGCTGACCAGCGTGGTCCTCTACATCGAGCCGCCGGGCCGCGTGGCCTACTGGTCCGGCTGGCGGCTCATGGGTTTGAGCAAGGAGCAGTGGGGCGCGGTGCACATCAACACCGGCGTGCTCTTCCTCGCCGCCCTGTGCCTGCACGTCTGGTACAACTGGACGCCGCTCGTCTCCTACCTCAAGGACAAGGCCAGGAATCTCCGGTTCTTCACCCGGGAATTCAACTGGGCCGCCGGGATCACCCTGGCCTTCGTCCTGGGGACGCTCCTCGGGCTGCCGCCCTTCTCGACCATCACGGACGGCAACGCCTGGTTCCAGGACCGCGCGGCCCGGCTTTACGGCGAACCGCCCTACGGCCACGCCGAACTGTCCACGCTGAAGACCTTCGCCTCCCGCGTGGGCCTGGACCTGGACACCTCCCTGGCGCGGCTGCGCGCGGCCGGGGTGTTCGTCACCGGCCCGGAGGAGACCCTCCAGGCCGTGGCCGAGCGCCAGGGGGTCACTCCGCGGAAGCTCTACACGATCATGCGGCCCGAGCCCGCCCCGGCCCCGGCCGGGGTCCTGCCCGAGGCCCCGCCGCCGGGAACGGGCAACCGCAACCTGGCCGACATCTGCCAGGAATACGGCCTGAACATCAAGGAAGCCGGACAGCGGCTGGCCGACGCGGGCATCGCCTCCCGGCCGGACCAGAGCCTCAAGGAGATCGCCCGGGCCGCGAACAAGGCGCCGGACGACATCTGGGCGATCCTGCGCGGACAATAG
- a CDS encoding 4Fe-4S binding protein, whose product MIRFPTVPVLPLLSLALLAAHALRAGDRGLSLALLGLGALTFSRRNWLRPVLACALLWGCLVWAGTGADLVRLRAATGEPWLRLVLILGPVLALTALSAALPLTARGREFLRRAAPNDAARAAAFLATAALLLVARAKSPLPVLLADRLLPGSGPLEILGLALYAAWLRGRLLEARDTARLRLRLWLGFSIVFFGQLLLGLLVSESFLMTGRLHLPVPALIAAGPIFRGGGLFMPILFGVTLLLVGPAWCSHLCYIGAWDGLAASRARLSPADSARVQERAARWALPARLLTLALVCGAALGLRLLGASWLLAAWGAALFGLAGVGVMIILSRRAGVMLHCLTWCPMGLVANLLGRINPLRVRMDASCTRCGACASRCGYAALTPRDIDKGRPGPTCTLCGDCLGACAHGSLGYRFPGLSAASARTLFLTAAVSLHAVFLGVARI is encoded by the coding sequence GTGATCCGATTCCCAACCGTCCCGGTCCTGCCCCTGCTCTCCCTGGCCCTGCTGGCCGCCCACGCCCTGCGCGCCGGGGACCGGGGCCTGTCCCTGGCCCTGCTCGGCCTGGGGGCCCTCACCTTCTCCCGCCGGAACTGGCTGCGGCCCGTGCTGGCCTGCGCACTCCTCTGGGGCTGCCTCGTCTGGGCCGGAACCGGCGCGGACCTCGTGCGCCTGCGCGCGGCCACGGGCGAGCCCTGGCTGCGGCTGGTCCTCATCCTCGGCCCGGTCCTGGCGCTCACGGCCCTGTCCGCCGCCCTTCCGCTCACCGCGCGGGGCCGGGAGTTCCTCCGCCGCGCCGCGCCGAACGACGCGGCGCGCGCCGCCGCATTCCTGGCCACCGCCGCGCTGCTCCTCGTCGCCCGGGCCAAGAGCCCCCTGCCCGTCCTTTTGGCCGACCGCCTCCTGCCCGGCTCCGGCCCCCTGGAAATCCTCGGCCTGGCGCTCTACGCCGCCTGGCTCCGCGGCCGCCTCCTGGAGGCCCGCGACACCGCCCGGCTCCGGCTGCGGCTCTGGCTCGGCTTCTCCATCGTGTTCTTCGGCCAGCTCCTCCTCGGCCTGCTCGTCTCCGAGTCCTTCCTCATGACCGGCAGGCTCCACCTGCCCGTGCCCGCGCTCATCGCGGCCGGGCCGATCTTCCGGGGCGGCGGCCTGTTCATGCCCATCCTCTTCGGCGTCACCCTCCTGCTCGTGGGCCCGGCCTGGTGCAGCCACCTCTGCTACATCGGGGCCTGGGACGGTCTGGCCGCCTCCCGCGCCCGGCTCTCGCCCGCCGATTCGGCCCGCGTCCAGGAACGCGCCGCCCGCTGGGCCCTGCCCGCCCGGCTGCTCACCCTGGCCCTGGTCTGCGGCGCGGCCCTGGGCCTGCGTCTGCTCGGGGCCTCCTGGCTCCTGGCCGCCTGGGGAGCCGCGCTGTTCGGCCTTGCCGGGGTCGGCGTCATGATTATCCTGTCCCGGCGGGCCGGGGTCATGCTACATTGTCTCACCTGGTGTCCCATGGGCCTGGTGGCGAATCTGCTCGGCCGGATCAACCCGTTGCGCGTGCGCATGGACGCATCCTGCACCCGCTGCGGGGCCTGCGCCAGCCGCTGCGGGTACGCCGCCCTGACGCCCCGGGACATCGACAAGGGCCGCCCGGGCCCGACCTGCACGCTCTGCGGGGACTGCCTGGGGGCCTGCGCCCACGGAAGCCTGGGGTACCGCTTTCCGGGGCTTTCGGCGGCGTCCGCCAGGACGCTTTTCCTCACGGCGGCGGTCAGCCTGCACGCCGTGTTTCTCGGCGTCGCGCGCATCTGA
- a CDS encoding ferredoxin, which translates to MAKVVYIDQDECIGCESCVGICPDVFAMDDSAGKARVVNPDGAPEEQIQEAIDTCPAQCIHWE; encoded by the coding sequence ATGGCCAAGGTCGTGTACATCGATCAGGACGAGTGCATCGGGTGCGAATCCTGCGTGGGCATCTGCCCGGACGTGTTCGCCATGGACGACAGCGCGGGCAAGGCCCGGGTGGTCAACCCCGACGGCGCGCCCGAAGAACAGATCCAGGAAGCCATCGACACCTGCCCGGCCCAGTGCATCCACTGGGAATAA
- a CDS encoding NapC/NirT family cytochrome c — protein MRRSIKSLLLVGLGVLLAFPVFSMTYYTMVRTSTPGFCASCHEIEPAFNAWTTSTHRNNAQGLVADCMDCHLPAPHDTVDFFYNKTLHGMKDVAAHVLHGPEGYDRAENRLKAYASIKDDQCLKCHRNITNIPNNRGAMLAHRAALYPPEGESRKCTDCHRNLVHVDRAIYEYKQYAPPYRATGLTTLGVPGAL, from the coding sequence ATGCGGCGGTCCATCAAATCCCTGCTTCTCGTCGGACTCGGCGTGCTGCTGGCCTTTCCCGTCTTCAGCATGACCTACTACACCATGGTCCGGACCTCGACCCCGGGGTTCTGCGCCTCCTGCCACGAGATCGAGCCCGCGTTCAACGCCTGGACGACCTCCACCCACCGCAACAACGCCCAGGGACTGGTGGCCGACTGCATGGACTGCCACCTGCCCGCGCCCCACGACACCGTGGACTTCTTTTACAACAAGACCCTGCACGGCATGAAGGACGTGGCCGCCCACGTGCTCCACGGCCCAGAGGGCTACGACCGGGCCGAGAACCGGCTCAAGGCCTACGCCTCCATCAAGGACGACCAGTGCCTCAAGTGCCACCGCAACATCACGAACATCCCCAACAACCGGGGGGCCATGCTGGCCCACCGCGCGGCCCTCTATCCGCCCGAGGGCGAGAGCCGCAAGTGCACCGACTGCCACCGCAACCTCGTGCACGTGGACCGCGCGATCTACGAATACAAGCAGTACGCCCCGCCCTACCGGGCCACGGGCCTGACCACCCTGGGAGTTCCCGGCGCGCTGTGA
- a CDS encoding multiheme c-type cytochrome — translation MRRILALLPALGLILAVAAPAPAQQSFPKPKEYRIERGMPKQAEACIQCHRQETPGLFADWAMSRHASANITCLDCHQAQETDKDVSKSHAQYYDRKELPFGSKEFYIPVTAVVSPKDCSRCHPDESSQYAKSKHANTIEIMWKIDPWLNKGMNSDDERKAGCYVCHGTIVAFNDKGELDPATWPNVGVGRLNPDGSLGSCTSCHTRHRFSVMEARKPEACGQCHLGPDHPQIEIFMESKHGDIYTAFGDTYNWNTAGGAWTPGTDYRAPTCAACHMSGSGKVKGSHDVTPSACPGKPRPRSRCGPRTSPPSRPRRTGRPSATR, via the coding sequence ATGAGGAGAATCCTGGCCCTGCTGCCGGCTCTCGGCCTGATTTTGGCTGTCGCCGCCCCGGCCCCGGCCCAGCAGAGTTTCCCCAAGCCAAAGGAATACCGCATCGAACGCGGCATGCCCAAACAGGCCGAGGCCTGCATCCAGTGCCACCGCCAGGAGACCCCCGGACTCTTCGCGGACTGGGCCATGAGCCGCCACGCCTCGGCCAACATCACCTGCCTGGACTGCCACCAGGCCCAGGAGACGGACAAGGACGTGAGCAAGAGCCACGCCCAGTATTACGACCGCAAGGAACTGCCCTTCGGCTCCAAGGAGTTCTACATCCCGGTGACGGCCGTGGTCTCGCCCAAGGACTGCTCCCGCTGCCACCCGGACGAGTCCTCCCAGTACGCCAAGTCCAAGCACGCCAACACCATCGAGATCATGTGGAAGATCGACCCCTGGCTGAACAAGGGCATGAACTCCGATGACGAGCGCAAGGCGGGCTGCTACGTCTGCCACGGCACCATCGTGGCCTTCAACGACAAGGGCGAACTCGATCCGGCCACCTGGCCCAACGTGGGCGTGGGCCGCCTCAATCCCGACGGCAGCCTGGGCTCCTGCACCTCCTGCCACACCCGCCACCGCTTCTCGGTCATGGAGGCCCGCAAGCCCGAGGCCTGCGGCCAGTGCCACCTCGGCCCGGACCACCCGCAGATCGAGATCTTCATGGAGTCCAAGCACGGCGACATCTACACGGCCTTCGGCGACACCTACAACTGGAACACGGCGGGCGGGGCCTGGACTCCGGGCACGGACTACCGAGCCCCCACCTGCGCGGCCTGCCACATGTCCGGCTCCGGCAAGGTCAAGGGCTCCCACGACGTGACACCGAGCGCCTGTCCTGGGAAACCCAGGCCCCGCTCACGGTGCGGCCCTCGGACTTCGCCGCCTTCCCGGCCAAGACGGACTGGAAGGCCGAGCGCGACAAGATGA
- a CDS encoding CBS and ACT domain-containing protein: MLVKNWMTTEVITLTPDKSMMKAAKLMKDHNINRIPIVDEAGKVVGIISDRDIKEASPSKATTLDMHELYYLLSELKIGNIMTKNPICLKPEDTIEKAAALMMEHGFGGMPVTDENNKLVGIITDTDVFKVLISITGVLEGGVQIGFNLPNTPGGLVPVLDFLKDHGARLMSMLTSSEPPEKGMRHVFIRIRDMDKSTLKKLRADLESNFDVLYWVQDSVHPVSK, encoded by the coding sequence ATGCTCGTGAAGAACTGGATGACCACCGAAGTCATCACCCTGACCCCGGACAAGTCCATGATGAAGGCCGCCAAGCTCATGAAGGACCACAACATCAACCGCATCCCCATCGTGGACGAGGCGGGCAAGGTGGTCGGCATCATCTCGGACCGGGACATCAAGGAAGCCTCGCCGTCCAAGGCCACCACCCTGGACATGCATGAGCTCTACTACCTGCTGTCCGAGTTGAAGATCGGCAACATCATGACCAAGAATCCCATCTGCCTGAAGCCCGAGGACACCATCGAGAAGGCCGCGGCCCTGATGATGGAGCACGGCTTCGGCGGCATGCCCGTGACCGACGAGAACAACAAGCTCGTGGGCATCATCACCGACACGGACGTGTTCAAGGTCCTCATCTCCATCACCGGCGTGCTCGAGGGCGGCGTGCAGATCGGCTTCAACCTGCCCAACACCCCCGGCGGCCTGGTGCCGGTCCTGGACTTCCTCAAGGACCACGGCGCGCGGCTCATGAGCATGCTGACCTCCTCCGAGCCCCCGGAGAAGGGCATGCGCCACGTGTTCATCCGCATCCGCGACATGGACAAGTCCACCCTGAAGAAGCTCCGCGCCGACCTGGAGTCGAATTTCGACGTGCTCTACTGGGTCCAGGACTCCGTCCATCCCGTCAGCAAGTGA
- a CDS encoding alpha/beta fold hydrolase produces MECMQPRRAATPLGPVEFAEFGQGPAVLSLHGALGGWDQGIILARALEAPGFRFIAPSRPGYLGTPLSSGASPEAQADLCAGLLDALGLQDALVLAISGGGPCAQQFALRHRERCRGLALVSTIGVANAAGPPPAFRVMTWLARIPWILAAMRRKALANLDRAATRSFPDEKQRARVLGDPGTRALYAALRETIFERMPGRMAGTWNDVAVARALSVPLERIRVPVLLAHGEQDPIAPYASQAGALASRIPGAELLTLERGGHAALFSHRDAIRARFGRFFLEHASLDPAAGRH; encoded by the coding sequence ATGGAATGCATGCAGCCCCGGCGGGCGGCCACGCCGCTCGGCCCGGTGGAATTCGCGGAGTTCGGCCAGGGCCCGGCCGTCCTGTCCCTGCACGGGGCCCTGGGCGGCTGGGACCAGGGGATCATCCTGGCCCGGGCCCTGGAGGCCCCTGGCTTCCGCTTCATCGCCCCGTCCCGGCCGGGGTATCTCGGCACCCCGCTGTCGTCCGGGGCAAGCCCCGAGGCCCAGGCCGACCTCTGCGCCGGGCTGCTCGACGCCCTGGGCCTCCAGGACGCCCTGGTCCTGGCCATTTCCGGCGGCGGGCCCTGCGCCCAGCAGTTCGCCCTGCGCCACCGGGAGCGCTGTCGGGGCCTCGCCCTGGTCTCCACCATCGGCGTGGCCAACGCGGCCGGGCCGCCGCCGGCCTTCCGGGTCATGACCTGGCTGGCGCGCATCCCCTGGATCCTGGCCGCCATGCGGCGCAAGGCCCTGGCAAACCTGGACCGCGCGGCGACCCGCTCCTTCCCGGACGAGAAGCAGCGCGCCCGGGTGCTCGGCGACCCCGGAACCCGCGCCCTGTATGCGGCCCTGCGGGAAACGATCTTCGAACGCATGCCCGGACGCATGGCCGGGACCTGGAACGACGTGGCCGTGGCCCGGGCCCTTTCCGTGCCCCTGGAGCGCATCCGCGTGCCCGTGCTCCTGGCGCATGGCGAGCAGGACCCCATAGCTCCCTATGCGTCCCAGGCCGGGGCCCTGGCGAGCCGGATTCCGGGCGCGGAACTGCTGACCCTGGAGCGCGGCGGACACGCGGCCCTGTTTTCGCACCGGGACGCGATCCGCGCGCGGTTCGGGCGTTTTTTCCTCGAACACGCCTCTCTCGACCCAGCCGCCGGGCGCCACTAG
- a CDS encoding TetR/AcrR family transcriptional regulator: MTRNAETNQRMRDERRERILAEALRLFAARGLAAVTAGEIAAATGTSKGLLYHYFRSKDEIFTSLIREAFARMNEAARGLEALDLPPREKIALALGRLLRGLEQDERFALHVLLIAQAGLSQAIPEEARAVLREESFAPYGVVERILRAGQEDGSIRSGDDPRDLALVFWTTVKGLALHRAAHGSDFRAPDPRILLRMFWND; encoded by the coding sequence ATGACCCGCAACGCGGAGACCAACCAGCGGATGCGCGACGAGCGGCGCGAGCGGATTCTGGCCGAGGCCCTGCGGCTGTTCGCGGCCCGGGGCCTGGCGGCGGTCACGGCCGGGGAGATCGCTGCCGCGACCGGCACGTCCAAGGGCCTGCTCTACCACTACTTCCGCTCCAAGGACGAAATCTTCACCAGCCTCATCCGCGAGGCCTTCGCCCGGATGAACGAGGCGGCCCGGGGCCTGGAGGCCCTGGACCTGCCGCCCCGGGAGAAGATCGCCCTGGCCCTCGGGCGGCTCCTGCGCGGGCTGGAGCAGGACGAGCGGTTCGCCCTGCACGTGCTGCTCATCGCCCAGGCCGGGCTGTCCCAGGCCATTCCCGAGGAGGCCCGGGCCGTGCTCCGGGAGGAGAGCTTCGCGCCCTACGGGGTGGTGGAGCGCATCCTGCGCGCGGGCCAGGAGGACGGCTCCATCCGGTCCGGGGACGATCCCCGGGACCTGGCCCTGGTCTTCTGGACCACGGTCAAGGGCCTGGCCCTGCACCGGGCGGCCCACGGTTCGGACTTCAGGGCCCCGGACCCGCGCATCCTGCTGCGCATGTTCTGGAACGACTGA